Within Nakaseomyces glabratus chromosome G, complete sequence, the genomic segment GTATAATCAACTGGTTAATATTgtagatgatgatgaaaaacGAGCaaaattagaagaagaatggtTAAAATACAGATTACGAGTACTACGTTCAATGCCAGCATCTATGAAacctttatattttgagaaAGTCAAAACTACTATTGAAGATATGGTTCTAGTGAATCACGATTCTTTAGATGCTTGGAAGCTTTATTTTGAATGGCAAGATTATAGTGAATTGGATAAAATAGAACTAAAGTATattcttcaattcttcaagaaattccCAAATGAGCCATTAGCTGTGATATTGTACTCATGGGCCTCTTCTAAGTATTCTCAGTATGATAAAGTGCAAATTCAAAAAGTGATGACTGATGAAACACAGGCTGATGCTAAAAGTGAAATTGGTTCAGCTACTGAGTCATCGTCTGCTGAGGaatctgatgaagaaggatTGAAACAGGAAGATGTGAAGGCTCTAATGGATACACCAGAGGAGTATGTAGGACTAGTGGAAGAGGATATACTGTTGGCAATGactgaaaatattaagaaAGCTAAAACTAGTATTCTGGCGCATAGAATTATAGTGTATTACCATTTATTATCAAGGGAATATGAAACTGCCCTTCCAACTGTTAAAGCTGGAATTTCATTGATAGCGTATAATGTTAAGGATCTTGGGTATCCCTTCTTTAATTCAAAGAGAGAATTCACGATTGCGCTTGGTACTGTCTACACATATGTGGATACGCCCAAAAATCATGAAGCTGCTTTGTCGTTATTTGATAAGGTTCTGTTGGAGCAACCATCTAATACCGAAGCCAAACTAGGAAAAGGATTTATCTACATGGAAAGAGAAAACTGGACCGAGGCCTATGAATTGCTTCTTGCTGTCTCATCAAAATATGCAGATCGATGGGACGTTCTTTCAGAGATTGGCTGGTGTAGGGTAATGCTTGGGCAATGTGAGCAAGCAATCCTAGACTTTAAAGaggttttgaaaaatattcatGGTATGGATTTGAGAACACAAGAATTTAGGGCATTGAATTACTGGAGGTTGGCCGAGACTTACCTAAATATTCAAGAAAGTGAGCATGTTAGTGAGGGCTTTGAGAATGTCAAGCTCGCCTATAAAATTCTCATCCAATCCATTAAGGCTTTAGATGGTTATGCTCCAAGCTACTGTTCATTAGGTaagatatattcaaattattATGGTGATTTTAGCAGAGCCTTTAGGTGCCATTATCGGGCTTTTGAACTAGATGCCGGTGATATTATATCTGCAGAGTATTTGGCAAGAACCTATGCTGATGCCACCAACTGGACGCTTGCTCTAGAGGTTTCAGAGCGTCTTGTAAAATCGGAAAAGTCTAAAAAGGCTCTGAGAAAGGTATCCTGGCCATATCGTATACTGGGTGTCGCCTATTTGGAGAAACAACAAGACGCGGAATCAATACAGTGGTTTCAACTTGCCTTAAGAATCGATCCAACAGACGTTGAATCATGGATTGGACTTGGACAGTCTTACTTAAATTGTGGTAGAGTCGAGGCCTCTTTAAAGGTTTTTGAAAGGGCTTTAGATCTTGATGAACATCACAGTTATGctttatattataaagCAGTGTGCCATTCACAATTAGGCGAATATGAAGAAAGCCTGAAACTAATGTATAACTTAGTTGGAGAAAATCCAAAGACCATTCCATTCAAGGTAAGCTGCGCTACACTAATTTCAGAATACTCCAAAGACTTGTATAGCCAGGGATATTTGTTAAAAAGTATATCTGAAAGTCAGAAAGCTATTCTTTTAATTGATGATATCAACAATAATGGAGGTCTACAAAGTCAAGAAGTTTGGATTGCTCTGTTTACTTGTATTAATAATTATCTTCTGGTTCAGTCCGAGATTGATGAGATGCCAATTGAATTACTATTGaacatttttcaaaatgttaACATCAAAAAGGTAGCATCTGTAGATGCGATTGACAGATTATCTTTGAATGATATTATCGACAATACATCGTCCAGCAGCATTGAGATAGCAAGTAAATTGTTGATACTATGTGCTAAATACGCATTATATTTAACTGGTGAGGATATTTCACAAGCAACTGTGGGCAGCTCACTTTGGGGAAATTTAGGGTTAGCTGAACTAAATGCGTATTCTCTTTTTGATGAAACTGAGTATAGAGAGAGTGCAATCATGTGCTTTAAAAAATCAATCCAATTTCAATCAAACTATGTTGAATCTTGGTTTGGATTGGCGGTTTCAACAATGGATTTTAATTATCGAGTTTCACAACACTGTTTTATAAAGGCAATGTCACTTTCTCCAAGAGATCCTACCATTATATTTGCCTATGCTATGCTTTCCTTGAGATGTAACGATATTGATTTAGCAACACAATTGATTAATAAAGCTCAAACAATATCACCAGCAGAATCATCACCTTGGTTAGGTCTGGCTCTTTTAAACGAAAAAAAGAATGGGTCTAGTAATAGCGTATCCCTCTTCTCCCATGCATTTGTTCTCTCAAATGGTAGATCTCCCTCAATACAGTTGCTATTTGCAAAAAGTGTACTAAACTCGCAAATCGGATCCGGTATCATGGATGGCGATTTAAGCTCTATTGAGCAACTTACATCGGTTGCAAGTGCCTTGGaacaatatttcaaaaaagtGCCAAACAATCCGTTTGCTCTTCAGTGTGCTTTGTTATGTTTTGAAAGGTTACATGATTTCAATGGGACTGATGAAATTTGTAAAAAGCTTCTTAACATATTGGAAGAGAGGTACGAAAAGACTGAAGATGAGAATGAACTACTACATTTTGCGTTGTTCAAGTCCCATGTTGCCAGAATTGAACTTGAAAGTGGTAAGTATCAATCCTGTCTGGAAAATGCTGATATCTCACAAGATCTATTAAATGAGTATAGTTATGCTTATCTGACTAAAGCAAAGCTTTCAAATTATCTATGTTTGGGTTTAGGCAATTTCTTCCTAAACAATCTAGATAAAACATTTGAATACTTTCAAACATTATTAGGAGAATCAAA encodes:
- the SKI3 gene encoding SKI complex subunit tetratricopeptide repeat protein SKI3 (CAGL0G10087g~Ortholog(s) have role in nuclear-transcribed mRNA catabolic process, 3'-5' exonucleolytic nonsense-mediated decay, nuclear-transcribed mRNA catabolic process, non-stop decay and Ski complex, cytosol localization); its protein translation is MSNVKQLLKEAKVELGRGDFEEARNLSLKVLKLDPDNYFAHVFLGKCFSMIPNSLYDSVEHYKKAIDINSQSLLAWKGLFLLFKDVTGIFPNVVSYDEYFTLCAKYADVLAEQGESQIELIDDIKKMRRDYQESEEQYLRHLVPGKDLSEKLGRYLLSSSYALDKLIKLLNKKEQDRIAQIVSKERLKFSTSDPSFQIKINSLAWEVYADSEVDQMYNQLVNIVDDDEKRAKLEEEWLKYRLRVLRSMPASMKPLYFEKVKTTIEDMVLVNHDSLDAWKLYFEWQDYSELDKIELKYILQFFKKFPNEPLAVILYSWASSKYSQYDKVQIQKVMTDETQADAKSEIGSATESSSAEESDEEGLKQEDVKALMDTPEEYVGLVEEDILLAMTENIKKAKTSILAHRIIVYYHLLSREYETALPTVKAGISLIAYNVKDLGYPFFNSKREFTIALGTVYTYVDTPKNHEAALSLFDKVLLEQPSNTEAKLGKGFIYMERENWTEAYELLLAVSSKYADRWDVLSEIGWCRVMLGQCEQAILDFKEVLKNIHGMDLRTQEFRALNYWRLAETYLNIQESEHVSEGFENVKLAYKILIQSIKALDGYAPSYCSLGKIYSNYYGDFSRAFRCHYRAFELDAGDIISAEYLARTYADATNWTLALEVSERLVKSEKSKKALRKVSWPYRILGVAYLEKQQDAESIQWFQLALRIDPTDVESWIGLGQSYLNCGRVEASLKVFERALDLDEHHSYALYYKAVCHSQLGEYEESLKLMYNLVGENPKTIPFKVSCATLISEYSKDLYSQGYLLKSISESQKAILLIDDINNNGGLQSQEVWIALFTCINNYLLVQSEIDEMPIELLLNIFQNVNIKKVASVDAIDRLSLNDIIDNTSSSSIEIASKLLILCAKYALYLTGEDISQATVGSSLWGNLGLAELNAYSLFDETEYRESAIMCFKKSIQFQSNYVESWFGLAVSTMDFNYRVSQHCFIKAMSLSPRDPTIIFAYAMLSLRCNDIDLATQLINKAQTISPAESSPWLGLALLNEKKNGSSNSVSLFSHAFVLSNGRSPSIQLLFAKSVLNSQIGSGIMDGDLSSIEQLTSVASALEQYFKKVPNNPFALQCALLCFERLHDFNGTDEICKKLLNILEERYEKTEDENELLHFALFKSHVARIELESGKYQSCLENADISQDLLNEYSYAYLTKAKLSNYLCLGLGNFFLNNLDKTFEYFQTLLGESKESGTIICLVSKILYEIGMEDSKEIALQELNEYLDENAGELKILLILTAMALIDDQECELKSLLKSLSGLPNSKWLLDKERSIPWLVNVIEKRIAQAEKSTMDKRSVFYFPNDNRVWGSLSKRIQHRIVCAGQNKVSTKQFSNLTAEIRSVSYLQRSIFLSPSNCKAIKTLESCFVNM